The following are encoded together in the Anaerostipes caccae L1-92 genome:
- a CDS encoding MarR family winged helix-turn-helix transcriptional regulator: protein MTKEQLNDIVVNLFHEISYQEEKAVITEEFKDISNKELHIIDAIGTGSPKNMSSIAKALNITVGTLTIAINSLLKKGYVIRRRGEQDRRIVYISLSDKGKEAFDHHSQFHRAMLEDVLSRLDEEEERLLIRIMEYFRDYYETKNN, encoded by the coding sequence GTGACCAAAGAGCAGCTGAATGACATTGTGGTAAACCTTTTCCATGAAATATCTTATCAGGAGGAAAAGGCGGTCATCACAGAGGAGTTCAAAGACATTTCCAACAAAGAACTGCATATCATCGACGCGATCGGAACCGGCAGTCCGAAGAATATGTCTTCCATCGCAAAGGCCCTGAACATCACGGTAGGTACGCTGACCATCGCCATAAACAGTCTTTTAAAAAAAGGCTATGTAATCCGCAGGCGCGGAGAGCAGGACCGCAGAATCGTTTATATATCCCTCTCTGACAAAGGAAAGGAAGCCTTTGACCATCACAGTCAGTTTCACCGCGCGATGCTTGAAGATGTACTTTCCCGATTAGACGAAGAGGAAGAACGCCTTCTGATACGGATCATGGAATATTTCCGGGATTACTATGAGACAAAAAACAATTAA